One window of the Streptococcus parasanguinis ATCC 15912 genome contains the following:
- a CDS encoding alpha/beta hydrolase codes for MAVMQIEYYSEALKMEWGVSVLYPDASRVEDPADTDIPVLYLLHGMNGNHHSWLKRTNVERILRNTNLIVVLPNTNNGFYTDTQYGYNYYTAIAEELPETLSRFFPNMTKKREKTFIAGLSMGGYGSMLLALKTNRFSHAASFSGALSFHDRDLENNDLEQPAFWKGIFGEIEDWTTSPYSLETAAKKFSDKKTKLWIWCGEQDFLYEANNFEVKELEKLGLDVTYTHSPGKHEWFYWERELEHFLQTLPIDFELEERLK; via the coding sequence ATGGCAGTTATGCAGATTGAGTATTATTCAGAAGCCTTGAAGATGGAGTGGGGCGTTTCCGTCCTTTATCCCGATGCATCGCGCGTGGAAGATCCAGCAGATACGGATATTCCAGTCCTTTATCTTTTGCACGGGATGAATGGAAACCACCACTCCTGGTTGAAACGGACCAATGTGGAGCGCATTCTTCGAAATACCAATCTGATCGTGGTCCTGCCTAATACCAATAATGGCTTTTACACAGACACCCAGTATGGCTACAATTACTACACGGCCATTGCGGAGGAATTGCCAGAGACTCTTTCTCGCTTCTTCCCTAATATGACCAAGAAACGGGAGAAGACCTTTATTGCTGGTCTATCCATGGGTGGCTATGGATCGATGCTCTTGGCTCTCAAGACAAATCGTTTCTCCCATGCGGCTAGTTTTTCCGGTGCTCTGAGTTTCCACGATAGAGACCTTGAAAACAATGACTTGGAGCAACCAGCTTTTTGGAAGGGGATCTTTGGAGAGATTGAGGATTGGACGACTAGTCCCTATTCGCTAGAGACTGCTGCCAAGAAGTTTTCAGATAAGAAGACCAAACTCTGGATCTGGTGTGGGGAGCAGGATTTCCTTTATGAGGCCAATAATTTTGAAGTCAAGGAATTAGAAAAGTTGGGTTTGGATGTCACCTATACCCACAGTCCAGGCAAGCACGAATGGTTCTACTGGGAACGTGAGTTGGAGCACTTTTTACAAACCCTGCCAATCGATTTTGAATTAGAAGAACGGTTAAAATAA
- a CDS encoding ribonuclease J yields MSSIKLVTLGGVRENGKNLYVAEVNDSIFVLDAGLKYPENEQLGVDVVIPNMDYLFENKDRIAGVFLTHGHADAIGALPYLLAEAKVPVFGTELTIELAKLFVKGNDSVKKFNDFHVIDQNSEIDFGDAVVSFFQTTHSIPESIGIVIGTSEGNIVYTGDFKFDQTASESYATDFARLAEIGREGVLALLSDSANADSKIQVASEQEVGDEILDTIADWDGRVIVAAVASNLSRIQQVFDAAAETGRRVVLTGFDVENIVRTAIRLNKLSLANEKLLIKPKEMSRFEDHELIILETGRMGEPINGLRKMSIGRHRYVEIKDGDLVYIVTTPSIAKEAVVARVENMVYQAGGIVKLITSSLRVSGHGNARDLQLMINLLRPKYLFPIQGEYRELDAHARVAMEVGILPENIFIPKRGTVMEYEKGDFVPAGSVSAGDVMIDGNAIGDVGNIVLRDRKVLSEDGIFIVAITVNRKEKKIISKARVHTRGFVYVKKSRDILRESCELVNQSVEGYLAQDSFDWGELKGLVRDNLSKFLFEQTKRRPAILPVVMEVK; encoded by the coding sequence GTGAGTAGTATTAAATTAGTCACTCTTGGCGGTGTTCGAGAAAATGGGAAAAATCTCTACGTTGCCGAAGTGAACGATTCGATTTTTGTCTTGGATGCAGGTTTGAAGTATCCAGAAAATGAGCAACTTGGGGTGGATGTCGTCATCCCTAATATGGACTATCTATTTGAAAATAAGGACCGCATTGCGGGTGTTTTCTTGACCCATGGTCATGCGGATGCCATTGGGGCCTTGCCTTATCTTTTGGCGGAAGCGAAGGTCCCTGTATTCGGGACAGAGTTGACTATTGAGTTGGCCAAACTCTTTGTGAAAGGCAATGACAGTGTGAAGAAATTCAATGACTTCCATGTCATCGATCAAAATTCTGAAATTGACTTTGGAGATGCCGTCGTCTCCTTCTTCCAAACAACTCACTCCATCCCTGAAAGTATTGGGATTGTGATTGGTACTTCTGAGGGCAATATCGTCTATACAGGAGACTTTAAATTTGACCAAACTGCAAGTGAGTCGTATGCAACTGATTTTGCCCGCCTAGCTGAAATTGGACGTGAGGGTGTCCTTGCGCTCTTGAGTGATTCAGCCAATGCGGATAGTAAGATTCAAGTTGCTAGTGAGCAAGAAGTGGGCGATGAGATCCTGGACACCATTGCGGACTGGGATGGTCGTGTCATCGTGGCGGCGGTAGCCAGCAACCTCTCACGGATCCAGCAGGTCTTTGATGCTGCGGCTGAGACTGGCCGTCGAGTGGTCTTGACAGGGTTTGATGTAGAAAACATCGTCCGGACAGCTATTCGCTTGAACAAATTGTCTCTTGCCAACGAAAAACTCTTGATCAAGCCAAAAGAAATGAGCCGTTTTGAAGATCATGAATTGATCATTTTGGAAACAGGCCGGATGGGTGAGCCGATCAACGGTTTGCGCAAGATGTCTATTGGCCGTCACCGCTATGTGGAAATCAAAGATGGGGACTTGGTCTACATCGTTACAACACCATCTATTGCTAAAGAAGCTGTGGTGGCTCGTGTGGAAAACATGGTCTACCAAGCAGGTGGAATTGTCAAATTGATCACGTCAAGCTTGCGTGTATCTGGTCACGGAAACGCACGGGACTTGCAGTTGATGATCAACCTTCTTCGTCCTAAATATCTCTTCCCGATCCAAGGGGAATACCGCGAATTGGATGCCCATGCGCGGGTAGCGATGGAAGTCGGTATCTTGCCTGAAAATATCTTTATTCCAAAACGCGGAACTGTGATGGAGTACGAAAAGGGGGACTTTGTCCCTGCTGGTAGCGTCTCAGCTGGAGATGTCATGATCGATGGGAATGCCATTGGTGATGTGGGGAATATTGTCCTTCGTGACCGCAAGGTCTTGTCAGAAGACGGGATCTTTATCGTGGCGATCACAGTGAATCGCAAAGAGAAGAAAATTATTTCCAAAGCGCGCGTGCACACCCGTGGTTTTGTCTATGTTAAGAAGAGTCGGGATATTCTTCGTGAAAGTTGCGAATTGGTCAACCAAAGCGTTGAAGGCTATTTGGCACAAGACAGCTTTGACTGGGGTGAGTTAAAAGGTTTGGTACGCGACAACTTGTCTAAGTTCTTGTTTGAACAAACCAAACGCCGTCCAGCCATCCTACCAGTTGTGATGGAAGTGAAATAA
- a CDS encoding ABC transporter permease has protein sequence MINSIVSQGLIWAILGLGIFMTFRILDFPDMTTEGSFPLGGAVAVTLITKGVNPLIATLAAIGAGCLAGLATGLLYTKGKIPTLLSGILVMTSCNSVILFVMQRANLGLLGYKKIQDYLPFAGGLSEILIGLIFVTLVILGLIFFLDTRLGQAYIATGDNSDMAKSFGINTDQMELMGLVISNGIIALSGALMAQQEGYADASRGIGVIVIGLASLIIGEVLFSNVTLTERLLSVAVGSIAYQFLIWAVIALGINTSYIRIFSALILAICLMIPTFKGKIMKGAKFSK, from the coding sequence ATGATAAATTCAATTGTTTCACAAGGTTTGATTTGGGCCATTTTAGGGTTAGGAATCTTTATGACGTTCCGAATTCTAGATTTTCCAGATATGACAACTGAAGGTTCCTTTCCGCTTGGAGGAGCGGTGGCGGTGACCTTGATTACCAAGGGGGTCAATCCGCTTATAGCGACGCTTGCTGCTATTGGTGCAGGATGCTTGGCAGGACTTGCGACGGGTCTTCTCTATACAAAAGGGAAAATCCCTACGCTCTTGTCAGGAATTCTTGTGATGACGTCTTGTAACTCAGTCATTCTTTTTGTGATGCAACGGGCCAATCTGGGACTCTTGGGTTATAAAAAAATTCAAGATTATCTTCCCTTTGCTGGAGGTTTAAGTGAAATTTTAATTGGCTTGATTTTCGTAACGCTTGTGATTCTTGGCTTGATTTTCTTTTTAGATACACGTTTGGGTCAAGCCTATATCGCGACAGGTGACAATTCTGACATGGCTAAAAGTTTTGGGATCAATACCGACCAGATGGAATTGATGGGTTTGGTGATTTCAAATGGGATTATTGCCCTCTCTGGTGCACTGATGGCCCAGCAAGAAGGTTATGCCGACGCTTCACGTGGGATTGGTGTCATCGTTATTGGACTTGCTAGTCTCATTATTGGGGAAGTTCTTTTTTCAAATGTCACCTTGACGGAGCGTTTGCTCAGCGTCGCAGTCGGATCGATCGCCTACCAATTTTTGATTTGGGCTGTGATTGCGCTTGGTATCAATACCAGCTATATCCGGATTTTCAGTGCCTTGATCCTAGCAATCTGCCTGATGATTCCAACCTTTAAGGGAAAAATCATGAAAGGAGCGAAATTCAGTAAATGA
- a CDS encoding ABC transporter ATP-binding protein: MTAIVELKNVTKAVSNGMNEEKVILDDVSLEIREHDFITILGGNGAGKSTLFNTIAGTLPVSSGKIYILGEDVTNYSPEKRAKYLSRVFQDPKMGTAPRMTVAENLLVAKFRGEKRGLIPRHLASYKEEFQTVLAKIGNGLENHIDTAVEFLSGGQRQALSLLMATLKRPELLLLDEHTAALDPKTSQALMTLTDQFVKQDALTALMITHHMEDALKYGNRLIVMKDGHIVQDLSQEEKAQMTIADYYQLFEKE; the protein is encoded by the coding sequence ATGACAGCAATTGTAGAATTAAAAAATGTAACCAAAGCTGTGAGCAATGGGATGAACGAAGAAAAAGTCATTCTGGATGATGTTTCCTTGGAAATTCGAGAGCATGATTTTATCACAATTTTGGGGGGCAATGGAGCTGGAAAATCAACCCTCTTTAATACTATTGCTGGGACGCTTCCGGTGAGCAGTGGGAAGATTTATATTTTGGGGGAAGATGTAACCAACTATTCTCCTGAAAAAAGAGCCAAGTACTTATCGCGGGTCTTTCAAGATCCTAAAATGGGCACAGCGCCTCGCATGACAGTAGCGGAAAACCTCTTGGTAGCGAAGTTTCGTGGAGAAAAACGTGGCTTGATCCCGCGTCACTTGGCCAGCTATAAAGAAGAGTTTCAAACAGTCCTTGCTAAGATCGGCAATGGCTTGGAAAATCATATCGATACAGCCGTTGAGTTTCTATCGGGTGGGCAACGACAAGCCTTGAGTCTGTTGATGGCGACACTGAAACGTCCAGAACTCTTGCTTCTAGACGAACACACTGCAGCCTTGGATCCAAAAACGAGTCAGGCCCTCATGACCTTGACGGATCAGTTTGTGAAACAAGACGCTCTTACTGCTCTTATGATCACCCACCACATGGAAGATGCTTTGAAATATGGAAATCGCTTGATTGTGATGAAAGACGGGCACATCGTCCAAGACCTCAGTCAAGAAGAAAAAGCCCAAATGACCATCGCAGACTACTATCAATTATTTGAGAAAGAATAA